The following proteins come from a genomic window of Pseudomonas sp. MAG733B:
- a CDS encoding mechanosensitive ion channel family protein — MIKLKTAVLLGALLFLGSEELEAAAIPGLPASATAATPPAHPEPLVQGGLLGAISSSIDEVQNKLDLNENLVDAWRLRADRAADEVDQLVNQPSARSSWSVTGDFLLLTLVWAAVFASLWLLGKWSAQRLCEHRLLLSRERGQALLGYVLPYSIPAVVSLPLTIYASQFLPVSAGRALALCFAYATSSGVFAASLVMSLVVLFNSGHKRRAVQIIRQESPRPLFAIGFLVALSDALTSPQIAHQLGNNLTSSIAVFTGLAASISFGLLVIRLRRPVAQLIRILPLAQRRKQPALRETLRIFSGLWYWPILLMVLVSIINLISVSDDNQQVLRSALFTTVLLIATVFLSTTLHHLFKSRSEADVRRSSAYKERFLNLSHALLRIAMAIVFIDILGRIWGVSLFDFAVSNAVGRAISDSLSHIGLIFLITWMVWVVLDTAIQEALKPPANKRSARQPSTRVKTILPLLRNAIKIILVVICAITTMANLGINVAPFLAGAGVIGLAIGFGSQQLVQDVITGLFIIIEDTLSIGDWVVLDSGHAGTVEGLTIRTLRLRDGKGFVHSVPFGQIKAVTNQSRQFAYAFFSVQFTYDTDVDKAIELIREAGHSISDDPFLRYNLQGPLDVFGVDKMDLNGVVLTAQFRTVSGGQYTVSRAFNQRLKKLVDNSPWVHFAQTYPQQVLMPRHPEPPQDGVVEPEHSSVLMPERPRPQ, encoded by the coding sequence ACGGCCGCAACACCTCCGGCACACCCGGAACCGTTGGTGCAGGGCGGCTTGCTAGGTGCCATCAGTTCAAGCATTGACGAGGTGCAGAACAAACTCGATCTCAACGAAAACCTCGTTGACGCCTGGCGTCTGCGCGCCGATCGGGCGGCGGATGAAGTGGATCAACTGGTCAATCAGCCCTCCGCCCGTTCGAGCTGGAGCGTGACAGGGGATTTCCTGTTACTGACCTTGGTCTGGGCAGCGGTTTTCGCCTCGCTCTGGTTGCTCGGGAAATGGTCGGCGCAGCGCCTGTGTGAACATCGTTTGCTGCTCAGCCGCGAGCGTGGCCAGGCCTTGCTCGGTTACGTGTTGCCCTACAGCATTCCGGCCGTGGTCAGCCTGCCGCTGACAATCTATGCCAGCCAGTTTTTACCAGTATCGGCCGGTCGGGCGCTGGCGCTGTGTTTTGCCTACGCCACCAGCAGTGGAGTGTTCGCGGCGTCGTTGGTGATGTCGTTGGTGGTGCTGTTCAATTCCGGCCACAAACGTCGGGCAGTGCAAATCATCCGTCAGGAAAGTCCGCGACCGCTGTTCGCGATCGGCTTCCTCGTCGCCCTCAGCGATGCCCTGACCAGTCCGCAGATCGCTCATCAGCTGGGCAACAACCTCACCAGCAGCATCGCGGTCTTTACCGGTCTGGCGGCCTCGATTTCCTTTGGGTTGCTGGTGATTCGCCTGCGCCGTCCGGTGGCTCAGCTGATCCGGATCCTGCCGCTCGCCCAGCGTCGCAAACAGCCGGCGCTGCGAGAAACCCTGCGGATTTTTTCCGGGCTCTGGTATTGGCCGATTCTGTTGATGGTGCTGGTGTCGATCATCAATCTGATCAGCGTCAGCGATGACAATCAGCAAGTGCTGCGCAGTGCGCTGTTCACCACGGTCTTGCTGATTGCCACGGTGTTCCTGAGCACCACGCTGCATCACTTGTTCAAGTCGCGCAGTGAAGCGGACGTGCGCCGCAGCAGCGCCTACAAAGAGCGGTTTCTGAACCTGTCCCACGCTTTGCTGCGCATTGCCATGGCCATTGTGTTCATCGACATCCTGGGGCGCATCTGGGGGGTATCGCTGTTCGATTTCGCGGTGAGCAATGCGGTTGGTCGGGCGATCAGTGATTCGCTGAGTCATATCGGTTTGATCTTCCTGATCACCTGGATGGTCTGGGTCGTGCTCGACACGGCGATTCAGGAAGCCCTGAAACCACCGGCCAACAAACGCTCGGCGCGTCAGCCGAGCACGCGGGTGAAAACCATCCTGCCGCTGTTGCGCAACGCGATCAAAATCATCCTGGTGGTGATCTGCGCGATTACCACCATGGCCAATCTTGGGATCAACGTTGCACCGTTCCTGGCCGGTGCCGGCGTTATCGGTCTGGCCATTGGTTTCGGTTCCCAGCAACTGGTGCAGGACGTGATTACCGGGTTGTTCATCATCATCGAAGACACACTGTCCATCGGCGACTGGGTGGTGCTCGATTCCGGGCACGCCGGCACCGTCGAGGGCCTGACCATTCGCACTTTGCGCCTGCGTGACGGCAAGGGCTTTGTGCACTCGGTGCCGTTCGGCCAGATCAAGGCGGTAACCAACCAATCGCGGCAATTTGCCTATGCGTTCTTTTCGGTGCAGTTCACTTACGACACCGATGTCGACAAGGCCATCGAACTGATCCGCGAGGCCGGGCATTCCATCAGCGATGACCCGTTCCTGCGGTACAACCTGCAAGGGCCGCTGGATGTGTTCGGCGTCGACAAGATGGACCTCAACGGTGTGGTGCTGACGGCGCAGTTTCGGACCGTGTCGGGTGGGCAGTATACGGTGAGCCGGGCGTTCAACCAGCGTTTGAAAAAGCTTGTGGATAACAGCCCGTGGGTGCATTTCGCGCAGACTTATCCACAGCAGGTTTTGATGCCGCGGCATCCTGAGCCGCCGCAGGATGGCGTTGTGGAGCCGGAACATTCGTCGGTGTTGATGCCGGAGCGGCCGAGGCCTCAATAG
- a CDS encoding crosslink repair DNA glycosylase YcaQ family protein, with protein MNLPIPADSALNGFHPAVSAWFSHTFPAVTAAQARAWPLIRQRRSTLIAAPTGSGKTLTAFLAVIDDLVHRGLENPEGLPDQTLVVYVSPLKALSNDIRINLQNPLAGITEQLRVMGLPELQITTAVRTGDTPQKERSAMRKIAPHILVTTPESLYVLLGSDSGRQMLGTTRTVIVDEIHAIAASKRGSHLALSLERLQALCAEPLVRIGLSATQKPIEAVSRFLVGRDRSCEIVDIGHARPRDLDIEVPPVPLSAVMANDIWELVYDRLAALAREHRTTLIFVNTRRLAERLSRHLSERLGKDAVAAHHGSLAKEFRLDAEQRLKRGELQVLIATASLELGIDIGDVDLVCQIASPRSISGFLQRVGRSGHQVGGTPKGRLFATTRDDLIECAALLDCVRRGELDTLLIPVAPLDVLAQQIIAEVSCQEWQEQALLDMLRRASPYAEIDEKHYQALLQMLAEGYNGRQGIRSAYLHRDAVTRSLRGRRGAKLTAVTSGGTIPDNADYSVLLEPQALNIGSVNEDFAVESIAGDVFQLGNTSYRILRVETGKVRVEDAQGQPPTIPFWLGEAPGRSAELSLAVARLQAHLDELLGATPGNLQPSLDWLTETLGLNLASAEQLVEYLAPARQTLGALPSQDTLLMERFFDESGGTQLIIHSPFGSRINRAWGLALRKRFCRTFNFELQAAASEDAIVLSLSTSHSFELDDVWRYLHSNSAEHTLIQAVLDAPLFGVRWRWNAGVALALPRYSGGRKVPPQIQRMKSEDLIASVFPDQIACVENLAGEREIPDHPLVEQTLDDCLHEAMDTEGWLALLRRMERGEIRLISRDLPAPSPLAAEILSARPYTFLDDAPLEERRTQAVLNRRWSDPQSTDDLGALDAEAIAAVREEAWPTPGNADEMHEALMSLACITDTEARSNPDWHDWLNTLADSGRACVINHSLWLARERLTCLLAIFPQAALWPELEALPGFDEPWAADEAVLEVIRARLSAFGPLPLKAIAEPLGLPPTQVTQALAQLEREGYVLRGRFTPGCAEEEWCERHLLARIHRYTVKRLRREIEPVALQDFMRFLFDWQHLSSATQGQGNAVLPAIIAQFEGYPAAASAWDSDILPARIKDYSATWLDELCRSGKLVWTRLTAHKSASTALRSTPIVLLPRNRVALWSELTEQTPVSELSPKTQKVHAALSQHGALFFDELIHEAHLLRSELEIALQELVGAGLVNADSFAGLRALITPASKRQNRSSRRGRGAFVGGMDDAGRWALLRRGPVAQVVDNSRPAPTPADTLEHIAMTLLRRYGVVFWRMLEREADWLPSWRELLRTFHRLEARGEIRGGRFVSGLAGEQFALPEAIPLLREVRRRPHDGSLIAVCGVDPLNLAGTLLPGAKVPALASNRLVYRDGLPVAAEIAGKQVFWLELDQQAGVEVRNKLIRH; from the coding sequence ATGAACCTGCCCATCCCCGCAGACAGTGCCCTGAACGGCTTCCACCCCGCCGTCAGCGCCTGGTTCAGCCACACCTTCCCCGCGGTCACCGCCGCCCAGGCCCGGGCGTGGCCGTTGATCCGCCAGCGGCGGTCGACGCTGATCGCCGCGCCCACTGGCTCGGGCAAGACCCTCACCGCGTTCCTCGCCGTTATCGATGATCTGGTGCATCGTGGCCTGGAGAACCCTGAGGGTCTGCCAGACCAAACCCTCGTCGTATACGTCTCGCCGCTCAAGGCGCTGTCCAACGACATTCGCATCAACCTGCAAAACCCGCTCGCCGGCATTACCGAACAGTTGCGCGTGATGGGCCTGCCCGAATTGCAGATCACCACAGCCGTACGCACTGGCGATACGCCACAAAAAGAGCGCTCGGCGATGCGCAAGATTGCGCCGCACATTCTGGTCACGACTCCTGAATCGCTGTACGTGCTGCTCGGTTCCGACTCCGGTCGGCAAATGCTCGGCACCACGCGCACGGTGATCGTCGACGAAATCCACGCCATCGCCGCCAGCAAGCGCGGCAGTCACCTGGCCCTGAGCCTCGAACGCTTGCAGGCGCTGTGCGCCGAGCCGCTAGTGCGCATCGGCCTGTCCGCTACGCAGAAACCCATCGAAGCGGTCTCGCGCTTTCTCGTGGGTCGCGACCGTTCCTGCGAAATCGTCGATATCGGCCATGCGCGCCCCCGCGACCTGGACATCGAAGTGCCGCCCGTGCCGTTATCGGCGGTGATGGCCAATGATATCTGGGAGCTGGTCTACGACCGCCTCGCCGCCCTCGCCCGCGAACACCGCACCACACTGATTTTCGTCAACACCCGACGCTTGGCCGAACGCTTGAGCCGGCACTTGAGCGAACGCCTCGGCAAAGACGCAGTAGCCGCCCACCATGGCAGCCTGGCCAAGGAGTTTCGCCTCGACGCCGAGCAGCGGCTCAAGCGCGGCGAGCTGCAAGTGCTGATCGCCACCGCATCGCTGGAACTGGGCATCGATATTGGCGATGTCGACCTCGTGTGCCAGATCGCCTCGCCACGTTCGATTTCAGGATTCCTGCAACGGGTCGGCCGCTCCGGGCACCAGGTCGGCGGCACGCCCAAGGGTCGCTTGTTCGCCACCACCCGCGACGACCTGATCGAATGCGCCGCGCTGCTCGACTGTGTACGTCGGGGCGAACTCGATACGCTGCTGATCCCCGTGGCACCGCTGGACGTTCTGGCGCAGCAGATCATCGCCGAAGTCAGCTGCCAGGAATGGCAAGAGCAAGCCTTGCTGGACATGCTGCGCCGTGCCTCGCCCTACGCCGAAATCGACGAAAAACACTATCAGGCGCTGCTGCAAATGCTCGCCGAGGGCTACAACGGCCGTCAGGGCATCCGCAGCGCCTACCTGCACCGCGACGCCGTGACCCGCAGCCTGCGCGGGCGCCGTGGCGCGAAACTGACGGCGGTGACCAGCGGCGGGACCATTCCGGACAACGCCGACTACAGCGTTTTGCTGGAGCCTCAGGCGCTGAACATCGGCAGCGTCAACGAAGACTTTGCGGTAGAAAGCATCGCCGGGGATGTCTTTCAATTGGGCAACACGTCCTATCGAATCCTGCGGGTGGAAACCGGCAAGGTGCGGGTCGAAGATGCCCAGGGCCAACCGCCGACGATTCCCTTCTGGCTCGGCGAAGCGCCGGGGCGCAGTGCCGAATTGTCCTTGGCCGTGGCCCGTCTGCAAGCGCACCTCGATGAGTTGTTGGGCGCTACGCCGGGCAACTTGCAACCGAGCCTCGACTGGCTGACCGAAACCCTCGGCCTGAACCTCGCCAGCGCCGAGCAACTGGTGGAATACCTGGCTCCCGCGCGCCAGACCCTCGGCGCCTTGCCGTCGCAAGATACGCTGCTGATGGAGCGGTTTTTCGACGAGTCCGGCGGCACGCAACTGATCATCCACAGCCCGTTCGGCAGCCGCATCAACCGCGCCTGGGGCCTGGCCCTGCGCAAGCGTTTCTGCCGCACCTTCAACTTCGAATTGCAGGCCGCCGCCAGCGAAGACGCCATCGTGCTTTCGCTGTCCACCAGCCACAGCTTTGAACTCGATGACGTCTGGCGTTACCTGCATAGCAACAGCGCCGAGCACACGCTGATCCAGGCTGTGCTCGACGCGCCGCTGTTCGGCGTGCGCTGGCGCTGGAATGCCGGGGTTGCACTGGCGCTGCCGCGCTACAGCGGCGGGCGCAAAGTGCCGCCGCAGATCCAGCGGATGAAAAGCGAAGACCTGATCGCCAGCGTGTTTCCCGACCAGATCGCCTGCGTGGAAAATCTCGCCGGCGAACGGGAAATTCCTGACCACCCACTGGTGGAACAAACCCTCGACGATTGCCTGCACGAAGCCATGGACACCGAAGGCTGGCTGGCGCTGTTGCGGCGCATGGAACGCGGAGAAATCCGCCTGATCAGCCGCGACTTGCCGGCGCCTTCGCCGTTGGCCGCCGAAATTCTCAGCGCCCGCCCCTACACCTTTCTCGACGATGCGCCGCTGGAGGAACGCCGCACGCAAGCGGTGCTCAATCGACGCTGGAGCGATCCGCAATCCACCGACGACCTCGGCGCGCTGGACGCCGAAGCCATTGCCGCCGTTCGCGAAGAAGCCTGGCCCACACCCGGTAATGCCGATGAAATGCACGAGGCGCTGATGAGCCTGGCGTGCATCACCGATACCGAAGCTCGAAGCAATCCGGACTGGCACGATTGGTTGAATACCCTGGCAGACAGCGGTCGCGCCTGCGTGATCAATCATTCCCTGTGGCTGGCACGGGAACGGCTGACCTGCCTGTTGGCGATTTTTCCACAGGCCGCTTTGTGGCCGGAACTGGAAGCACTGCCGGGCTTTGATGAGCCTTGGGCGGCAGACGAAGCCGTGCTGGAAGTGATTCGTGCGCGGCTCAGCGCTTTTGGTCCATTGCCGCTGAAGGCGATTGCCGAACCGCTCGGATTACCGCCGACTCAAGTCACCCAAGCCTTGGCGCAATTGGAGCGTGAAGGTTACGTGCTGCGCGGCCGGTTCACCCCAGGCTGCGCGGAAGAAGAGTGGTGCGAGCGGCATCTGCTGGCGCGAATTCACCGCTACACGGTCAAGCGATTGCGGCGGGAAATCGAGCCGGTGGCGTTGCAGGATTTCATGCGGTTTTTGTTCGACTGGCAGCATTTGTCCAGCGCCACCCAAGGTCAGGGCAACGCAGTGTTGCCGGCAATCATCGCTCAATTCGAAGGCTACCCTGCCGCCGCATCAGCGTGGGACAGCGACATCCTCCCGGCGCGCATCAAGGATTATTCGGCAACCTGGCTCGATGAGTTGTGCCGCAGCGGCAAACTGGTCTGGACCCGGCTCACCGCGCACAAAAGCGCCAGCACGGCCCTGCGCAGCACGCCGATCGTGTTGTTGCCGCGCAATCGGGTCGCCCTCTGGAGCGAATTGACCGAGCAGACGCCGGTCAGCGAACTGTCGCCGAAAACGCAGAAGGTCCACGCCGCCCTGAGCCAGCACGGCGCGTTGTTTTTTGATGAGCTGATTCATGAAGCCCATCTGCTGCGCTCGGAACTGGAAATCGCCTTGCAGGAACTGGTGGGCGCCGGGCTGGTGAACGCTGACAGCTTCGCCGGTCTGCGGGCGTTGATTACCCCGGCCAGCAAGCGCCAGAACCGCAGCAGTCGTCGCGGGCGCGGGGCGTTTGTCGGCGGCATGGACGATGCCGGGCGTTGGGCGCTACTCAGGCGTGGTCCCGTCGCGCAGGTTGTGGATAACTCGCGTCCGGCACCGACACCCGCCGACACCCTGGAACACATCGCCATGACCTTGTTGCGCCGCTACGGCGTCGTGTTCTGGCGAATGCTGGAGCGTGAGGCGGACTGGCTGCCGAGTTGGCGGGAATTGCTGCGCACTTTCCATCGACTGGAAGCGCGGGGTGAGATTCGTGGCGGGCGGTTTGTCAGTGGGTTGGCGGGTGAGCAATTTGCGTTGCCTGAGGCGATTCCACTGCTGCGGGAAGTTCGGCGTCGGCCACATGACGGCAGTTTGATCGCGGTGTGCGGGGTTGATCCGTTGAACCTGGCTGGCACCCTTTTGCCCGGCGCGAAAGTGCCGGCGCTGGCGAGTAATCGGCTGGTGTATCGGGATGGGTTACCGGTGGCTGCCGAGATTGCGGGCAAGCAGGTTTTTTGGTTGGAGCTGGATCAACAGGCTGGTGTTGAGGTGCGCAATAAATTGATCCGGCATTGA